DNA sequence from the Pedobacter schmidteae genome:
GTGTTTAAATGGGAATAACCTTTTCTGTTGCCTAAATTTTCTGATTAGGAATATTAAATATTTGTAGTTAAATTCATTGTAAAAATCAATAATACCTTAAAGAAATCTTAACTAACAAAACAAACTACTTATGAAAAAATTAGCAGCAGAATTTATTGGTACCTTTTGGCTGGTACTGGGTGGCTGCGGCAGCGCCGTTTTAGCCTGTAATTATCCAGATGCCGGAATTGGCTTTTTGGGTGTTGCCCTGGCCTTCGGATTGACCGTAGTTACCATTGCCTATGGCCTTGGACACATTTCGGGCGCACACTTAAACCCTGCCGTTTCTATTGGCTTATGGATTGGCGGTCGTTTTGATGGTAAGGAACTGATCGGTTACATCATAGCCCAGGTTTTGGGAGGTATAGCTGCAGCAGGCATTCTATATGTAATTGCTACCGGCAACGGCAGTGCCATCGGCAGTTTTGCCAGTAATGGCTATGGCGACCACTCTCCGGGCAAGTACGGCATGACCGCAGCCCTGGTTTGCGAAATTGTGATGACTTTTATCTTCTTACTGGTTATACTAGGTGCTACCGATAGCAGGGCACCAAAAGGCTTTGCC
Encoded proteins:
- the aqpZ gene encoding aquaporin Z, with translation MKKLAAEFIGTFWLVLGGCGSAVLACNYPDAGIGFLGVALAFGLTVVTIAYGLGHISGAHLNPAVSIGLWIGGRFDGKELIGYIIAQVLGGIAAAGILYVIATGNGSAIGSFASNGYGDHSPGKYGMTAALVCEIVMTFIFLLVILGATDSRAPKGFAGLAIGLCLTLIHLISIPVTNTSVNPARSTSQAIFAGGDALGQLWLFWVAPIVGAILAGIVYKAFFAADAEAA